The following proteins are encoded in a genomic region of Glycine max cultivar Williams 82 chromosome 18, Glycine_max_v4.0, whole genome shotgun sequence:
- the LOC100802727 gene encoding CLAVATA3/ESR (CLE)-related protein TDIF-like protein, with product MDIEPLWAIGGWSFLSNYCMAEPKSSSSSPISEPFSKSPSFLHFLSLFFILLLLINLSHQPHPYTTMGSSDKSTKSSESAMSTTSMHPQNTQKSHTPSSTKDAGREFGDDAHEVPSGPNPISN from the coding sequence ATGGATATTGAACCCTTGTGGGCTATTGGGGGGTGgtcttttctttcaaattattGCATGGCAGAACctaaatcatcatcatcatcaccaatCTCGGAACCTTTCTCAAAATCACCCTCTTTTCTTCACTTCCTCTCACTTTTCTTCattctcctcctcctcatcaATCTTTCCCACCAACCACACCCTTATACCACCATGGGCTCTTCAGACAAAAGCACCAAATCTTCAGAATCAGCCATGTCCACCACAAGCATGCACCCTCAGAACACCCAAAAATCCCATACTCCATCTTCTACTAAGGATGCTGGAAGAGAATTTGGTGATGATGCTCATGAAGTTCCAAGTGGTCCAAACCCtatatcaaattaa